The Aquidulcibacter paucihalophilus genome has a window encoding:
- a CDS encoding DUF1674 domain-containing protein, producing MTDHPTPDPSPAPAFNADVPNATPDRPLPEAARRALLEAAERRGAGAEAERPVEHGGPRGPEPTRYGDWEKKGLAVDF from the coding sequence CCCGACCCATCCCCGGCGCCGGCCTTCAACGCGGATGTGCCGAACGCCACCCCGGACCGGCCCCTGCCGGAGGCCGCGCGCCGCGCCCTTCTGGAGGCCGCCGAACGCCGCGGCGCGGGGGCGGAGGCCGAGCGACCGGTTGAACACGGCGGCCCGCGCGGGCCGGAGCCGACGCGCTACGGCGACTGGGAAAAGAAGGGTCTGGCGGTCGATTTCTGA
- the pyrF gene encoding orotidine-5'-phosphate decarboxylase encodes MTPVLTDPRLIVGLDLPSLDAARAMVDRLGATISFYKIGLTLLARPGGVAFAHELRASGKMVFQDWKLHDIGAQVEGAARAVAEGGCDLLTVHAEPQVMRGAVKGRDAAGTGTKLLAVTVLTSLSDADLTDIGYGFTARDLVERRVRQALDCGVDGVVSSPLEAARVREIAHEAGRPDFLIVTPGVRPEGADKGDQQRVATPRAALEAGATHLVVARPVVGAENPLLAASAIVESIDGVAR; translated from the coding sequence ATGACCCCCGTACTGACCGACCCCCGCCTGATCGTCGGTCTCGACCTGCCGTCGCTGGACGCGGCGCGGGCCATGGTCGACCGCCTCGGCGCGACCATCAGCTTCTACAAGATCGGCCTGACCCTGCTGGCCCGGCCCGGGGGCGTGGCCTTCGCCCATGAGCTGCGGGCCTCGGGCAAGATGGTGTTCCAGGACTGGAAGCTGCACGACATCGGCGCCCAGGTCGAAGGCGCGGCCCGCGCCGTGGCCGAGGGCGGCTGCGACCTGCTGACCGTCCATGCCGAGCCGCAGGTGATGCGCGGCGCGGTCAAGGGCCGCGACGCGGCGGGGACGGGCACGAAACTGCTGGCCGTCACCGTCCTGACCAGCCTGTCGGACGCCGACCTGACCGACATCGGCTACGGCTTTACCGCCCGCGACCTGGTCGAACGGCGGGTGCGGCAGGCGCTCGATTGTGGCGTCGACGGGGTGGTCTCAAGCCCTCTGGAAGCGGCGCGGGTGCGGGAGATCGCCCATGAGGCCGGACGACCGGACTTCCTGATCGTCACCCCGGGCGTCCGGCCCGAAGGCGCGGACAAGGGCGATCAGCAGCGCGTCGCCACCCCGCGCGCAGCGCTGGAGGCGGGCGCGACCCATCTGGTCGTGGCCCGGCCGGTGGTGGGGGCAGAAAACCCCCTGCTGGCGGCCTCGGCCATCGTCGAATCGATCGACGGGGTCGCCCGCTAG
- a CDS encoding SDR family oxidoreductase has protein sequence MSLPSRPRPVVLITGASAGIGAALARIYAAEGWDLILTARREAPLQALADELAGNGAASTILTDDLADPAAPRRLFDAIRSKGLTVDGLINNAGFSRTAGFLNTDPAAHRAMIQVMLAAPVELARLFAPGMVERGYGRILNVASLAGQMPATGGDTLYGPIKSFLIKASQGLHLELRGTGVHVTALCPGYTLTEFHDANGTREQVSSAYPAWMWQTADHVARVGYEACEANRPKVTPGVMNNLLASLAKHLPDQVALGMVGGHAKRLKRI, from the coding sequence ATGAGCCTGCCGTCGCGGCCGCGTCCCGTGGTGCTGATCACCGGTGCCTCTGCGGGCATCGGCGCCGCGCTCGCCCGCATCTACGCCGCCGAAGGCTGGGACCTGATCCTGACGGCGCGGCGGGAAGCGCCGTTGCAGGCGCTGGCGGACGAACTGGCCGGCAACGGCGCGGCCTCGACCATACTGACCGACGATCTGGCCGATCCCGCCGCCCCGCGCCGGCTGTTCGACGCCATCCGGTCGAAGGGTCTGACCGTCGACGGCCTGATCAACAATGCGGGCTTCAGCCGCACGGCCGGCTTCCTGAACACCGACCCCGCGGCGCACAGGGCGATGATCCAGGTCATGCTGGCCGCCCCGGTCGAACTGGCCCGGCTGTTCGCCCCCGGCATGGTCGAGCGCGGCTATGGCCGTATCCTCAATGTCGCCTCCCTCGCCGGACAGATGCCCGCGACCGGCGGCGACACCCTGTACGGGCCGATCAAGAGCTTCCTCATCAAGGCCTCGCAGGGCCTGCATCTGGAGCTGCGGGGGACCGGCGTCCACGTCACCGCCCTTTGCCCCGGCTACACCCTGACGGAGTTCCACGACGCCAACGGCACCCGCGAGCAGGTGTCCTCAGCCTATCCCGCCTGGATGTGGCAGACCGCCGATCATGTGGCGCGGGTCGGCTATGAGGCCTGCGAGGCCAACCGGCCGAAGGTCACGCCGGGCGTCATGAACAATCTGCTGGCCAGTCTGGCCAAACACCTGCCCGACCAGGTGGCGCTGGGCATGGTCGGCGGGCATGCGAAGCGGCTGAAGCGGATCTAG
- a CDS encoding DUF1801 domain-containing protein, with product MAKGPTVGAWLAARTPDIRGAVERLRAIVLGAGDGVTEHIKWNGPSFCIDGDDRITIGLLPRGGVRAILHRGVKVKDATGFAFADDSGLIQWAAPDRGVVTFADEAAIAARADAFADICRRWLEATR from the coding sequence GTGGCGAAGGGGCCCACGGTCGGGGCCTGGCTGGCGGCCCGGACGCCGGATATCCGGGGCGCGGTCGAGCGGCTGCGCGCCATCGTTCTGGGTGCCGGCGACGGTGTCACCGAACATATCAAGTGGAACGGGCCCAGCTTCTGCATCGACGGCGACGACCGGATCACCATCGGCCTTTTGCCCAGGGGCGGGGTCCGGGCCATTCTGCATCGGGGGGTCAAGGTGAAGGACGCGACGGGCTTCGCCTTTGCAGACGACAGCGGCCTGATCCAGTGGGCCGCGCCGGACCGGGGGGTGGTCACCTTCGCCGATGAAGCCGCGATCGCCGCCCGGGCTGACGCTTTCGCGGACATCTGCCGGCGCTGGCTTGAGGCGACCCGCTAG
- a CDS encoding MarC family protein, translating to MDAVDLGVNLFVALFALVDPIGNIPIFAAATAGASMRQRLSVSALICIFIVIFLCFFFFTGLGLLQFFGISLAAFRIAGGILLLLLGLDMTREDFLKMFADPDAVKDAANDKGYARRRFQRLVVPFAMPLLIGPGAISTIIIQAGEAEKVGPAGQAAGLVAIAAAGFATFVCFTLTGPISRLLGEIGMAIIVRVLGLILCALAIQFILAGLSEAIPGMFSSIATTPYPDAGH from the coding sequence ATGGACGCGGTCGATCTGGGCGTCAACCTGTTCGTGGCCCTGTTCGCGCTTGTCGATCCGATCGGCAATATCCCGATCTTCGCCGCCGCGACGGCCGGCGCCTCGATGCGTCAGCGGCTCTCGGTCTCGGCCCTGATCTGCATCTTCATCGTCATCTTCCTGTGCTTCTTCTTCTTCACCGGTCTGGGGCTGCTGCAGTTCTTCGGCATCTCGCTGGCGGCCTTCCGCATCGCCGGCGGCATTCTGCTGCTGCTGCTGGGCCTCGACATGACGCGCGAGGACTTCCTCAAGATGTTCGCCGACCCCGACGCGGTGAAGGACGCGGCGAATGACAAGGGTTACGCCCGCCGCCGCTTTCAGCGGCTGGTCGTGCCCTTCGCCATGCCGCTGCTGATCGGCCCGGGCGCCATCTCGACCATCATCATCCAGGCTGGCGAGGCCGAGAAGGTCGGGCCCGCGGGCCAGGCGGCCGGGCTGGTGGCCATCGCCGCGGCGGGCTTCGCCACCTTCGTCTGCTTCACCCTGACCGGTCCGATCAGCCGTCTGCTCGGCGAGATCGGCATGGCCATCATTGTGCGGGTGCTGGGTCTGATCCTGTGCGCCCTGGCCATCCAGTTCATCCTCGCGGGCCTGTCGGAAGCCATCCCCGGCATGTTCAGCAGCATCGCGACGACGCCGTACCCGGACGCCGGGCACTAG
- a CDS encoding Rrf2 family transcriptional regulator, protein MSDSQRFPVAAHALAYLAHKGAHSPAQAVPSAILAASIPTNPVVVRRVTALLAKAGLIATRPGASGGAWLLHEPQAISLETVLRAVNGCAHLGSPPAGAKGCPVSEHIPRQVAKALTAADQAAGQALSKITIADLLDQDPASLAAFAPHSSCPVAA, encoded by the coding sequence ATGTCAGACAGCCAACGCTTTCCCGTCGCCGCCCACGCCCTGGCCTATCTGGCCCACAAGGGCGCGCACTCGCCGGCCCAGGCCGTGCCGAGCGCGATTCTGGCCGCCTCGATCCCGACCAATCCCGTCGTCGTGCGCCGCGTGACCGCCCTGCTGGCCAAGGCCGGGCTGATCGCCACCCGGCCCGGCGCCTCGGGCGGAGCCTGGCTGCTGCATGAACCGCAGGCCATTTCGCTGGAAACCGTGCTGCGCGCCGTCAACGGCTGCGCCCACCTCGGCTCGCCGCCGGCCGGGGCCAAGGGCTGCCCGGTCAGCGAACACATCCCGCGTCAGGTGGCCAAGGCCCTGACCGCCGCCGACCAGGCCGCGGGACAGGCCCTGTCGAAGATCACCATCGCCGACCTGCTGGATCAGGACCCGGCCTCGCTGGCGGCCTTCGCGCCGCATTCGTCCTGCCCGGTTGCCGCCTGA